A window from Cryptomeria japonica chromosome 1, Sugi_1.0, whole genome shotgun sequence encodes these proteins:
- the LOC131070899 gene encoding uncharacterized protein LOC131070899, whose protein sequence is MVDGEDMPMGFIYEAMDRAKEAISHYYCGNTRKCEILWRIIDRRWTNQLHQLIHAFAYLLNSKFYFFDSFRVDEGVMAGVIACIHKMAPDPELRDKVLDELEIYKSAEGRLFSSQLAIDRRGKQQPDLWWENYGVGMPNLQKIAVRVLSQPCSASGCEQNWSVFESIHTKKRNRLTQKRLNDLFFVRYNLHLRVRKVEDVSHEAIDLDEIDPYGDWTANEQNDGDDVLLTKEEIA, encoded by the exons atggtggatggagaggaCATGCCAATGGGTtttatttatgaggccatggatagggccaaagaggccatttcacattactattgtggaaatacaagaaaatgtgaaatcctttggcgcatcattgatcgtcggtggacaaaccaactccaccaactgatacatgccttcgcctacCTCTTGAACTCGAAATTCTACTTCTTTGATTCATTTAGGGTTGATGAGGGggtcatggcaggtgttattgCATGCATTCATAAGATGGCacctgatcctgagttgagagacaaggttcttgatgagttggag atctacaagagtgcagaggggagactcttctcatcacaactagcaattgataggagaggaaaacaacaaccag atttatggtgggagaattatggtgttggcatgcctaatcttcaaaagatagccgtccgtgttttgtctcagccatgcagtgcttccGGGTGTGAACAAAATTGGAGtgtatttgagagcattcacacaaagaaaaGAAATAGATTGACACAAAAGCGGCTCAATGATCTTTTCTTCGTTCGGTACAACCTTCACCTTCGAGTTAGAAAGGTGGAGGatgtttcacatgaggccattgacttggatgaaattgatccatatggtgattggactgcaaatgaacaaaatgatggtgacgATGTCCTCCTTACCAAAGAAGAAATTGCATAA